Genomic segment of Streptomyces zhihengii:
CGCCGGCAGCGTTCTGCTCGTCGTGGGCCTTGAGCTTGTTGGTACGGCGGATGACCTTGCCGTACAGCGCGTGCTTCACACGGTCCTCGACGGCGACGACGACGGTCTTGTCCATCTTGTCGCTGACGACCAGGCCCTCACGGGTCTTGCGTGCGTTGCGCTCGGTCTTCTCAGTCACGTTGTTCTCGCTCATCAGGCGCTCTCCACCGTCTCGATGCCCAGCTCGCGCTCACGCATCAGGGTGTAGATCCGGGCGATGTCCTTGCGGACGGCCTTCAGCCGGCCGTGGTTCTCGAGCTGGCCCGTCGCCGCCTGGAAGCGGAGGTTGAACAGCTCTTCCTTGGCCTCGCG
This window contains:
- the rpsQ gene encoding 30S ribosomal protein S17, with translation MSENNVTEKTERNARKTREGLVVSDKMDKTVVVAVEDRVKHALYGKVIRRTNKLKAHDEQNAAGVGDRVLLMETRKLSSTKHWRVVEILEKAK
- the rpmC gene encoding 50S ribosomal protein L29, with protein sequence MSAGTKASELRELGNEELVAKLREAKEELFNLRFQAATGQLENHGRLKAVRKDIARIYTLMRERELGIETVESA